The genomic window CGATCTAAAAGCAATCAAGagatctataatttataatgaaaagtGCAAGATATACCGGAAATAAGGAGGGAAAATAGCCTCGGACTCACATTGTGCATATTGATCTGTTTCTCGCACTCCTCTATCTTCTCCCTCAGGCCTGTCTTTGCTTTCTCGTGAGAATCACGCGCTCGTTTGAACGAATTGTATCGTTTCACTACCGAATATAACGCGTGATTTCGACCCATCGCCTGCGCCTCCTTCACTAGCGCGAGCTGCTGATGTCGATCCTGCAGTAAATCCTGGCACTGACGCGACGCCTCGGTCGCCTCGATCCAGCTGTTCAAGTGATGGCACAGCAACGGCAAGGTTCTAGCCAATTCATCTCTGCAAAAGGACGATTTCATCATGTCCACGAAAGAACAAGTTGTTTACAACTGATCTATTTCTGCTTTCACTAGCGATTATACGATCATAAGTCAAACGACTTGTAAAACTCGACGACACGATACGATACGATACGAGAGGCTCGTGTCGACTCTTTCTCATTAAGTCCAGAGACTTTTTACTTacttattacaatattacaattagCGAACAACAAGTagtgaaagagaaaagaatgttttaaaatgatagaaatattattttctctcgaaatatgtgtaattttctCTCGTTGCTCTCTCACCGATTAGTCAACCATTCGGCGCGCATCTCCGCTGTTCTCACTGCAAACATTGCACGGGTGAGCTCCTGCTCGAGTTGTTTCCTTCCAACGCCGGTGCACCTCGCTCTGGCCTGGCAAGCGCCGTAACTCGCTATACTGGTGTCTGCACCCGCCCGCCAATCTACCAAAGGATCATATACGAACGCCTCCAGCAAGGTCAAGAGCGTCTCGCGACCTCTACGCATCACTCTTAGAGTATGCTCGGAAGCGAACCTAAATATACCCTAGACATGAAGAATAGCTAtgtaatttttgtcattattattattgttattattattattattattattattattattattattattattattattattattattatttactaccGTTGACGGCAAATAAAATAACGActattgataataatgataatgataatgatgatgatgatgatgatgatgatgatgatgatgatgatgataatgataataataatttacgattGCGTTCGTCTCGGGCTACCCTCACCACAATCAACCCTCGTAAGAGAGCCTTGCCGGCCTTTTTCGATCGCGAACGAGCCGCTGATAACAGCTGATAGTTGTGGCAGTTTTTTGCCAGGGGAACCACAGCAAATGAGCAGATAAGTAAAAGCACTCCCGAAGTATGAGTAGCGGAGCGTGTGCAGAGCCATATCAGCCGAATCAAATCGTTTCGTATCGATCCACGTTCTCTCATCACACGCGTATGtagatacatacacacacacacacacacacacacacatacattgtTGATGCATAGCACGTTGATTCGAATCAACTTTGTTACTTGAAAAAGTGATGAGACGAGAAGGCGAGAGCAAGGTAAAGGTATCTTTCGTTTTTCCACCATCTTGGGAATCGCggcaaaataaattcaaacattttcaaCGTTTCGTATAGGTTTACGTAATCGTGATGCGTGATTCGATGTGTATCTTGGCATTTCGTAGAGAGGATCATCGAAAACCCGTTTCTTTCCGTGTAtatgtgcgcgtgtgcgtgcgaaAGGTGAGTCGTATTAACAGTATTAGCTGCCGTTCACCATTTTCGTTCACGTATCACGTGTTAGGTTTTACGTGCAGACATCAGCATTTCGATGCTTTTACGTTTTTACGGTTTTATTACGACGCGCTGGACCGAAAGAGGACAAATAACCGACTCGTAAGACACAAATAGCCATGATAGTATCGAGTGCTACAAACACGTATCCTCAGTTTGATTTTgctataaataactaaatacaTGCATAAATAACTAAATCCAAGTGCAAAGTTCCTTATTCCCGAGGCAATTTCAGTTTCATCTAGCATTATAGTATTATTTAGATACGTTAGGTTTTTTGAGCATTGTCAGAGACAAATCAAAAGAGATGTGTAGCTGTACATAGCTCGTTTAAATTTAAGCGGGCtcaataaagattataataataattttctacaatttaaaattataatgtaattttcagAAGCATGTGTCTAAAAGAGAACAACGTTCCCGAGACGAATGTCTCAGCAGCGACGAACGATGCGGCGAACAACGAACAAAACAGCTACATGTTTTGGATCCTGATGGATTGCTTCCTGTTCGTTGCGATCGTTTTGGGAAACGTTCTCACGATATTGGCCATCGCGTGGGCTCGCAGACTCCGCAACGTCGTATCGAATTACTTTATCCTAAACTTAGCCGTGTCGGATCTCATGGTTGGCGTGACGCTTCCGTATCATTTGGCGTTTTACGTGGACAGCACGTTACACCACAACAAGTCGGTATGCATCTCGCGCTTCGTAATGTTCAGCTTAGCGTGCGGCGGGAGCATATACAATCTGATAGCGATCGCCATAGACCGATACGTCGCTATCGTACATCCGTTGAGCTATAACGCGTACGCGACTAAGAGACGCGTCCTGCTGATCATAGCCGTCGCTTGGATATGCACCATGGCTGTGTCATCGATTCCGATATATTGGAATTGCTTCGATACTTCGCAGACGTGCGAATTGGAAACGGTATTGCCGAGGTACACACTGCATGTATCCTATCGATTCTTCCTTTCCCGTCAGTCAATCGATCAATTGCCTGCCACGTATTTCTATCATTATTATCTCTATTACGCAACTCGTTCGTGGTAATTGCGGTTAGTTATTTTTCGATCGATCAGTTTATTTTCTGATCTCGAAGCAGCTTCTCTTACACCCACGATACTGTAAATCATCGTTACATCACTCGTatcaatcaataataaaatgataattttgctAGATACTACATAGTGGCTATACAGATGCCGACATTTTTTCTCAGTTGGATAGCGATGTTTCTGCTATATTGGAAAATTTGGAGAGTAGCACACATGCACGCGCGTCGCATGAACCTCAGTATCGTTCCAAATATCGCTGAGAAAAATGATCGCAAAAGCGTACAGGTACAGCCCGTATAGCGTATAGCGTTTTAAAGCATATGGTGCgatagaagaaaatttttaagttttgctCGCGTAACACGATCAACGAGCGACGAGCGACGAGCGACgacaataatattgatttttggaTTAGGTGGTGCTACTGATATTGGGCTGCTTTTCAATCTGCTGGTTCCCTTATTTCGTCGTGGCGTGCATGCGAACATTCGGTTGGAGAACAGACTCGATGACGATATGGTACAAATCTACGTTCGCATTGGCCATCGCAAACAGCGGGATGAATCCCTTCATATACGCGTGGAAAAATACCAACTTTCGCAAGGCCTTTCAAAAGATTTTACATCTTAAATCGCCCAATGACAATTTCAATTCGAGCTTCAAAATGTACTTGGAAAAACAACGTGAACTAAAAGACCAGGCAGACGTACAAGATGGTCATCGTACAAATGGAAACAACAATTTCTCGCTTGGATGTTTATCCGTTCTCCAATCTGATTACACGGAAGAAAATAGAACTGGACCACCGCGTACTACGTAATAATGTACCTACAGAACGAAACGCTATTTTATAAATCTCATTtatgtgcaactaaatattatctaatagaatgaaaagttgtaaattattctctctctctttctctctctctctctctctctctctctctctctctctctgcgtatgtgtgtgtgtgtgtattcatCTCTAAAAATTCGTTCTCTCTCACCTAATCtctctcaaaataaaaaaaattataaaatgtaatatgcaATTATAAAGAATCGCAATCAGAAAAGATTCATCTAGTGCAAAATTAAAACgatgcaattattaaaatttcaatttttttaaaattaaaaggtgCTCTCAAGCATGTTATCCGTTATTCcttcattgagaaaaaaagaaaccttTTGTTTAGTCACTATCGAAAGACCTACCTCGACTCCGGTTACTCCTAGAGCAGTCTTAATATTTGGCGTCATGCGAAACGGCACCTTTTCCGGGACGCGCAGAGTTTTTCCTTTCTCGAAGCATACGTTGTAATCGATGTGCACAACTTCACCAGTGTTAAGGTCGACGAGAACATTATCCAAATGCCTGTCACCTAAACCTATGATGTAGCCAATGATGGACATTACCGCGACGGAATACGAATAATTTTTGGTAGCTTGCCACCAGCTGCCGGCGTTTATGCTGTTGCACCAAATCTCTCTGCAACGTACATtagaaaagtaagaaaaagacaaaaagaattaaaaaaaaacacacagaaaaaaagagagagaaaacattTCGGAAGATTCCATTGAAAAAtgctcttttttctttctttctttcttttttttttaataattgcaactAACTTGGCTAGTAGATCCTTTGGAGTCTCCCTCATTAATTCCTCCAATACTTTTTTCAGCACGTGAATAGGCCACTCTTTCCGATTCTCCAAACCAATCCCGCACTCTTTCAGCAACGGTGTCAGCTTGTTGTAAAACAATTCTGACGGTCGCATAATCGCAGAATTGCCACCACCGGTCTTACTGGACACAGCGCACTCGCGCTGCTGCCATCGTTTGTAAAGTATAAACAATGGCGTCACGCCATCGACCCACTGAATAAGACCAGATCTAGGACCCAACGGGATCACCGAATAGTGCCGTGCCCTGTAAACCTTGGTATCGCTATTCTTCGACATCATGGTATTACATATGCTAAGAAATTGCATTATCCTCTCGTCCAGATGCAAATCCTCCAGTCCCTTAAACAAATACGTATAAACGTGTCCGTCGGATCCATGGAATATCAGCTTTTTAGGCTTTGTCTTCGTCGGTAGAATCTGAACGTTATTGTCCACCGACATGATGGTGACGATCCTGTTATCGACGCCCATGGTAGCGACGCCTGGCATAGCGATGCAGGTGTCCTTCATATTGGCCAGAACAGGACTGATGTCCATCATTGACAAAGAGTAAGCGGCTCGTCGGTGCACCCGTTGCGCCAACTTGCTTTCCAAGTGTTTCAAGGCCAAACTGGCCACTTGGGGCTTTGCCGGATTCTTGGGATTGTTGAGTCGATTTATCACCTCCTCTATGGAAGCACCAAACTTCTCCTGAAAGGTTTTCTCATGCGGTGTCTCAGCAGGTACAGACGTCATAGACAGCAGATTCTCCAATATAAACGTAATCGGTTTCAAAATGATCCTATGCTTCTCCGCGATCAATTTATCCTTTTCTTCGGACGTAAGCCAGACATTGTCCTGCACCCGCTGAATCTCAATCTCCAGTTGTTCGAATCGTTTGGTAATTTCCGCGTGATGTTGGCACAATGTCGCCAGCCACAGTTCATCCCACAgcaacgtgattcgtcggagttCCCTCACTAGCACCTTCGCTTGAACCACCGAATCCTGAATGCGACTCGAGAGACAATCGACCAACTGCGAAAAATAGGAATCCATGAAACTCTCGTGTTCGTTATTGTACACGGTTATTGCTTCCGCTGCCATCTCCTCTTCGTCCACAttcttctcctttttcttctttttcgtctttttattttcctccccctcctcttccctctcctcatcctcatcctcatcctcatcctcatcctcatcctcatcctcatcctcatcctcattcacctcctcctcctcctcatgCTCTtgttcttcctcttcctcctcctgccCGTTTTCCTCATCTTCTTGCTCCTCCGCGACAGCGTTCAAGTCCATATCGTTCTGCGAGCTATCGTTATCGTCCGGCTTCTCGTAAACGACCTTGTCGTACATCTTTTTCTGGTTACCGGATACCGCACCCACCACGGCTGGGAACGTGATCAAATGCGGCGAATTCTCGGCCACTCGGCACAACAACTCGGATACCTGTGTTCTCACGTACGCCTCGGGATGACTGAGCCTCGAGAACAATTGCGGTATAATCTCTTTCCATGGCGCGGTCGGTGTCGTCGAGAGACCGGCCTCGAGCACGTTTTGTAACTCCAGAGCGTGCTTCACCACAAGTCGCAGTAATCTCAACGTCGCCGTGATGGTGTCACACTCGTTGCTATCGTTATTCGCCAATTGTAAATACTTAAAGTAGGCGTTCGCCGAAAGCTCGTAATACGAGTAGATTCTCTTCTGCGCCTGACGCCAAATGTCGACCAGCATTCCGAGATGTTCGTTAGTGGCGTGACTCAGGACCGACACGTTCCTCAATTGACTCTCTATCATGTCGGATGTGTTTATGTCGTTGATATCGATATCGCCCTCGTCCTCGGGTATCGTCTTGTTCTGGCTCAGTATAGAGAAAATAGTGTCGAGATCGGTCTCGGCTATATCCATCGGCAATAAGGACTGTATGTTTATACGGTCGGTATCCGTCAATTGACCAGAATTGGAGTTGTCCACGATCTTCCGGCCCCACTTGTAGCACCATGCGGCAAAGCTGGACCAGGCGCGCGGTAAATCAGGACACTGATTCACACCGAGCTGCATCAATTTACCGATTATCATATCCGACGTAGGAATCAGGTCGATCGTCTCGCCAAACAGCTTGTCCATCAAGCCATCGTTGTGCATAGCTTCGAATCTGAGCAATTCCTCTAGTTGGGGATTCTCCTTCACATTTGCGTCTTGTTGTATCCACTTGGCCAGAGTGAGCAAGAGCTTGGTTCCCGTTTCCCGTAAATCGGCGGACTGCTCGCCGCTAACGATCGCTCGCGAGATTCCCAACGCGGTCACGCAGCACATCTTCAATGCCTCGTTCGCCTTCTCCATGTCGTACAGTAATTTCGACATTTCTCTGAACGCGCGCATACTACTCTTGGTCCATTTCACGTCGACTAGCCCGTTATTCAGCATGCCGCTCGTGATCTCGGTAAAAGTGCAACTGGTCGGAATATTCAGTCGGATCGAGTCCCGCTctgatttcaaatatttcaccATCTCTCGTTTCGCTAAATTAAAATTGCCCTCTTTCCTAGCTGTTCTAACAACGTGTAATCGTAGACCGTCCACCTCCGTGGAACTACTGTCGCACGCTTGATCCAGATACTCGGACCACCACAAGACTTGCGTCAAAATGTTCGAGTTGATATTATTGACTTTATCGATCTTGTACAACTCGAAAACGTTCCTCTCAACCTTCTTGCCGCGCGATAGATTCTTCAGCCCCGTCGCGGAATACTGAAGTAATATAGCATCGCTGAGATACTCAGACGGTACATTTCGCAATCCGTCCTGCATCATTTTGGCCGCGACCTTTTGACATCTTTCGATAACGCTGTCGTCGAACGTCGAATCGTCGAATTCATTGAAGCGTATCCTCAGAGCAACGTTCGTCAAACTGTTGCTGCACGCAACCAGCTGTTTCGCGCAGCTCCAATTACTTTTCTTCTCCTCGTCCAGCAGATTCCAATTAGTCAACTCGTCCAAGGAGATCAATTCACCTTTCTCAAACTTTTTCAAGCAATCCGCCTGCTGCTGAACGATATTCTCCATCATTTGCCTTCTCAGGACGGCGTGACTATCCTGCCGTAGCATCTCGTTCTCCCGTGATTTCCACTCGACTAATCCAGACCAATCGCTGACCGCTTTATAACAATTGGAGAGTCTTTGCATGCAGAAGCCCAACACTTGATTGTCGCTCTCGAGTCTCGCAGATcggccgctgccgctgccgccgccgccgccgcactCGTCGTCGCTCGTCGCTTTAACGCGAACGTGTTCGTCAATCATCTGTTTGTAGGCATCCACCGCTGACTCGTAACGCCCGGCGGCCTCCTCCATCGCCGCCTTCAGCCACGAAAATTGTCTATCCTTGTTCTTGGTGTACACGTAGAGCCCCTGCAACGCTTCCGCTTCGCCAAGCGCAACCATCGCCTGTGCCGTCCACAGTGTTGCCCTTTCAAACTCGATGCCTTGCGTATTATCGGCATTGCTCAAATCCTCGAGTAACCTCTGACCGTTTCGCAGCGCACTCGTCGCCAGGCCCGAGTGCAACGAGACCACGCACAGGGCTAATCGTATGCGATTCAGCCATTCCTTGCACGTCGACTT from Solenopsis invicta isolate M01_SB chromosome 2, UNIL_Sinv_3.0, whole genome shotgun sequence includes these protein-coding regions:
- the LOC105193663 gene encoding histamine H2 receptor isoform X2, whose translation is MCACACERSMCLKENNVPETNVSAATNDAANNEQNSYMFWILMDCFLFVAIVLGNVLTILAIAWARRLRNVVSNYFILNLAVSDLMVGVTLPYHLAFYVDSTLHHNKSVCISRFVMFSLACGGSIYNLIAIAIDRYVAIVHPLSYNAYATKRRVLLIIAVAWICTMAVSSIPIYWNCFDTSQTCELETVLPRYYIVAIQMPTFFLSWIAMFLLYWKIWRVAHMHARRMNLSIVPNIAEKNDRKSVQVVLLILGCFSICWFPYFVVACMRTFGWRTDSMTIWYKSTFALAIANSGMNPFIYAWKNTNFRKAFQKILHLKSPNDNFNSSFKMYLEKQRELKDQADVQDGHRTNGNNNFSLGCLSVLQSDYTEENRTGPPRTT
- the LOC105193663 gene encoding histamine H2 receptor isoform X1, with translation MLLRFYGFITTRWTERGQITDSSMCLKENNVPETNVSAATNDAANNEQNSYMFWILMDCFLFVAIVLGNVLTILAIAWARRLRNVVSNYFILNLAVSDLMVGVTLPYHLAFYVDSTLHHNKSVCISRFVMFSLACGGSIYNLIAIAIDRYVAIVHPLSYNAYATKRRVLLIIAVAWICTMAVSSIPIYWNCFDTSQTCELETVLPRYYIVAIQMPTFFLSWIAMFLLYWKIWRVAHMHARRMNLSIVPNIAEKNDRKSVQVVLLILGCFSICWFPYFVVACMRTFGWRTDSMTIWYKSTFALAIANSGMNPFIYAWKNTNFRKAFQKILHLKSPNDNFNSSFKMYLEKQRELKDQADVQDGHRTNGNNNFSLGCLSVLQSDYTEENRTGPPRTT